A single genomic interval of Eleutherodactylus coqui strain aEleCoq1 chromosome 3, aEleCoq1.hap1, whole genome shotgun sequence harbors:
- the BCL2L11 gene encoding bcl-2-like protein 11, translated as MAKQPPLLNPGCSGGDQIQPANRRSPHRPLRTGAPTSLACPFQSPHSDEGGSCPASTPWGPSSSPYSPSSFANRSPLYTVVRGSSLVSKTSSGYFSFEVSPPVHCDKATQTPSLPCQAFNHYLSVMASSNISHFEEMRAEIWIARELRRFGDEFNALYNPGGIPINPPGIPVNRQVIILRVLHYIIRLIWRMQ; from the exons ATGGCCAAACAACCACCATTGTTAAATCCGGGGTGCAGTGGAGGAGACCAGATCCAGCCTGCAAATAGACGCTCTCCACACAGACCCCTGAGAACAGGGGCTCCTACCTCCCTTGCTTGCCCTTTTCAAAGCCCCCATTCTGATGAGGGAGGGAGCTGCCCAGCCAGTACTCCTTGGGGTCCTAGTTCATCACCGTATAGCCCCAGTTCCTTTGCCAACAGATCCCCACTTTATACGGTAGTAAGAGGGTCTTCTCTTGTCTCCAAGACTTCAAGTGGATATTTTTCATTTGAAGTGAGTCCTCCTGTGCACTGCGATAAAGCCACTCAAACACCGAGCCTGCCGTGTCAAGCCTTTAACCACTATCTCTCAGTTATGG cttccagtaacatttctcacTTTGAAGAAATGCGGGCAGAAATCTGGATTGCGCGGGAGCTCCGTCGCTTTGGAGATGAATTTAATGCATTGTACAATCCAGGG GGTATTCCCATCAATCCACCTGGAATTCCGGTTAACAGACAAGTAATTATCCTGCGTGTGCTACATTATATCATCCGActgatatggagaatgcagtga